From the Methanobacterium sp. CWC-01 genome, the window CAGGTAGAGGGTGAGAGGAATCTGGTCTACCATGCGTTCGATATCGTACTTTCGACGTACCCGTTGTAAAATATACTGGAAAGAGATGGGTTTACCGTCTCGGGTGACAATTATTTCACCTTCCACAATGAAGTCCTCGGCTGGGAGTGATTCCCGAATGTAGGAAACGATTTCAGGTAAAGCCAGGGATATATTTTCTAATCTACGGGTATAAATCTCTATATCTTCACCTTTACGATGTATCTGCACCCGGATACCATCGTACTTAGTCTCGCAAATGGCCCACCCCATTTCTTTAACAGTTTCCCCAATTCCGGGAGATAACTGGGCTAACATGGGTTTTACCGGTTTACCAGGTTTTAATGAAAGCTTTTTCAGACCTTCTTCTCCCTCTTCCCTGGAAACAGCCGCCACCAGACCCAGGTCGTTGGTTAACATGTGAGACCTTTCAATGACTTCTTTAGGTATATGAAAGGCTTGAGAGATGGCATCTTTAATAGTCCCCTCACCAACCCCCACCCGCAATTCCTCAATCACCGTCCGGGTTATGTATTTAGCTTCAAAAGAAGATGCAGATGATAGCAGTCCCATGAGGATATCTATCTTTTTATATTGAGATCTTCCACCGGAAATATCTGCTATTTTCACCAGATCTTTGTAAACCTTTAATATGGTCAGAGGACGGGTGAACAGAGTAACTTGGCTTTTTCTACGGAAAAGCTTTTCTGAAGCCAGACCTATGTCCCCGGTTTCACGAACCTGGTCTTCTACCTCACCAGGAGTTACTCCTACAGCAGAGGCAATGGCTTTCATGAGTAGTTTGGATCCTATTCCCAGTTCTTTCTGACTCCAGGTAGGGAATATTCGGCCCATGGACATCAAGGTCACAGGTGGGAGGATATGTGGTTCGTTTTCCCCTATTAATTTTAGAAAATCAGCCAGTATTTCCGTCTTTTCCAGCCGTTTGGTGGTGGAGTTAAGTGCCTCGTAGACTTCCACCAACTTTGTATAAAGCATCTTATCCGTCAATTGTTTCCCCTGCACAATAAAATGGTACGGTCTTACAAGTACGTCCTGGTTTAGTTTTAAAAAAAGATAGGGTGGTTATAAAAGCTCCAAATATTCTGGATTGAACCAGGAAATTTCCACCACTGGCTGGTTGGGAGATATTTGAATATCTCCTTCGATTTGATTCACCAGAGTTCGCAGAATAATCACGCTATCACCATTCTTGGTGATTAGTCCTCCGGAGAGACCTTCAGAAGTATCTTCATATCTTAATTTATAATGTCCCGAGCTGTCGAGTCCTAAAGTTAGATTCATATCCAGAGACCTATCATTGGCAGCATTCTTAAATGACTGAGTTAAAAGTTCATTAACGATGAGTCCACAGGGTATGGCAGTGTCTATGTCGAGCATTATACCATCTAACCTGGTTTTTAGATTTACCTGATCATCCTCCAGGTCATAGATGTCCATTAACTGTTTTTTAAGTTTCTTGACGAATCGGGTGAAGTCGATTAGGGCCAGATCATCAGACTTGGAAAGTCCTTCGTGGATTAATAACATGGCCTTTAGCCTGTTTTGTCCTTCATGAAGAGTTGCACTACCCTCTACATTTTCCAGATAGATGGATTGTAATTCGAGAAGACCGGCTATCATCTGCATGTAGTTCTTAAGCCGTTTATTTATCTCACCAAGTAACATCTCTTTTTCGCTTAAAGATTCTTTTAATTCTTCTTCAGCCTTTTTTATAGATGTTATATCATTAAAAACGTTTATATAACCTAAAACATCCCCTTTATAGTCTAGCTGAGGATTGGTGCTGATCTGCATCCATAGAAGAGGGCCGGTTTTTTTCTGGCACTGATACTCAACACTTCCTTTACTTCTAGCCTGGTAATCTAAAATCTTTAGAAGCCCCTCTTCATCTATGTTGGGGAAAATAATGGCAATACTATGCCCTTTCATCTCTTCGGAAGGATAACCAAAGGTTGATTCGGCAGCCTGGTTCCAGTAGGTTATATTACCTTCAAGATCAGTAACCACCACTGGTTCCAGGACATTTTTCAGGATGTAACTCTGGAATTCCAGTTGCATTTCCGCTTCTTTTCTGGCAGTCACATCCTGGGCCACGATTTGTACCAAAACCGGTTCCCCCTCCTTTTCAAGTAGGGAAGGATATAGCTCCAGCCATCTATTAGAACCACTCTTATCCTTAATTTTTATTTCAACTGGTTCTACATCAATACCTGCCAGGAATAAGGATAATATCTCCTTGTATTTGTTAGGATCCTCTCCTTCTCCAAAAATATGTTCCAGCTCTGTGAAATTTTTGCCAATTATATCGTCTCTAGTGGAACTGATTTGGGCCGCTTGTTCATTAAGATCGATGATATTTCCATCCAAGCTAATTATGAAGTTGTAGGTAGGATTAGAGTTAAAAAGTGCCGTGTATTTTTCATCAGTTCCCAGCAATGAATCATTTAGTTTTTCCAGGTTTTTTGGGGTTTTTTTCTTGTGGTCGTTCATATAAAACCGCCTAAAAATTAATATTACTGATTATAAAGGTTGTTTTGAGGTTTTTTGGAGGTGGTACTCGTAAAGAGATTCCCCCCATGATAATGCATCCTTTTCTTGACTTATAAGAGCTACATTAAGGTCGTAAGCCCCACTGGTTGAAAATAAGCCCATGGTCATGAAATCGTCTCCAATGGTTAATGATATCTTGACATCATCATCCAGTTTCATTAATTTGAGACTGCCCTTTTTAACCCACTTCTGAAGGGCCTGTTTATCAATGGTTTCCACGAATTTTTCCATTATGCCATTGGTTAGAATCAGTTCAACCTTTCCGCCCTTTTCAAGGGCGTTTAAAAATATTTGGGTGGTTGAAAGATCAAAAACTGAGGATAGATGTTTAATATTGTTACTTTTAGATATCATTGCCAGCCTGACGTCCTGGGGCTTCATGATGTCAGTTTCAGTGGCCTTGATAATTAATGAATTCTCCAGACAACCAATATCCTTGAAAAGGGTGGTGGGAATTGCAGTTATATCATGATGTAAAAATAAACTCTGCAATTTATTTAGCGAATAAACTGATTTAACAAGATCTATCAATTTATAAGCCGCTATTTCACCCTTCTGTGAGAGAGAGTAATTCCCCGACTCACGAAAGATTAAATTCTTTTCTTCCAGTTGACTCATACCATGCAGGATGGTGGATGAACTAAGATGAATGTCTTTCCTTAGATCAGCCAGATTTTTAGAGCCATCTTTTAAACTTATAATTATTTTCGCACGAACATCCGAGGCTATAAAGAACTTCACATCGTCCTTAACCTGCTCGTAAAGTTCAAACATGTGATCCATATCCACATTAACCACCGCAGACTATGAGCTAATATCTATGTAATTTTTGTCAGTTCAATATTATACGTTTTATGCTTTTTTGCTCACCTCATGCAAAGTTCATACTTATGCTCATAATTACATGAATCTCTCAAAACGTTCCTTTCCAACTTTACAGATGGGACATATTTCTGGAGGTTTATACCGGGCACATAGATATCCACAAACTCGACAGCGCCAAACAGGAAATTTTAAATCTGATTTAAAATCTCTTATCACCTCCATGGCCTTGGCCCGTTCATCTGGGCCGGGTCGTCGTTCTGGTATGGGAGTGAATTTCTTCTCACCCTTCACTATTTTTTCGGAGACGTATAAACCACAGTAACAGGCATCATATTCTCCCAGGTCGGGATCTCGATAGTCACAGGGACATATTATATCCAGGTCCTCTTCTTTGTTGCCAGAAGCCAGGCGACAGGGGCAGGCTTCATATCCATAGCGATCTTTGTTAGTGAGAATACTTTCAAGAAGTTCCCTGACGAATTCCTCATCCGGGCTGAAGTGGTAACCTGATTCTTCTATCTCCTTTTTTAGGTCCTGATAATATTTCTCAACTTCTTCAGAACTCACCCTATAATCTCCCTGATTTTATCCTGGTCAAATCCCACTATACATTCCTGGTCATTAATGACCAAAGTGGGGAAAGATAATTGTGGATTCCAGATTTTAAGAGCTTCTACTGCCTCATTTCGATCAGCACCCTGTAGAAGATCCACATAAATATAATCGTACTCAGCACCTAATTCCTCGATGAGCATCCTGGTTTTATTACACCAGCCGCAGGTACTCAACGCAAATAAAACAAGTTTACCTTTATTTTCCCCATTAACATGCTGAAGATCCATATCTTTCCCTCCTATTTACAGGCCTTAATCTATTTTATGGAAATAGATTATTAATAGTTTTTAATGACGAACTTTTTTTAAAGGTTATCTCTCACCATTCGCAGGGCACAGAACTCCCCACACATGGTACACATGTCTCTAGTTGACGATGCGTTCCTCTCCCTGCATTTTCTAGGCTTCTCCGGATCAAATGCCAATCGAAACTGTTTATCCCAGTTGAAGTTTTTTCGGGCATGGGCCATTTTCATTTCATGATCCCAGGCACTATCAATTCCCAACGCCACATCCGCTGCCTGTGCAGCAATTCTAGAAGCTATTACTCCTTCTTTAACTTCATGGAGGTTGGGAATGGACAGATGTTCGGCTGGGGTTACGTAGCAGAGAAAATCAGCGCCAGAACTAGCTGCAATAGCACCACCTATGGCAGAAGTTATATGGTCATAACCAGGGGCCAGATCTGTTACAATAGGGCCCAAAACATAAAAAGGTGCCTCTTTACAGACTGTTTTCTGAATCTGCATGTTGGCATTTATTTGATTTAGGGGAACGTGCCCTGGACCTTCCACCATCACCTGCACACCTGCCTCACGTGCGCGCTGGACTAATTCCCCCAGAATATTCAGTTCTGCCATTTGGGGGATGTCGGAAGCATCAGCCAGACATCCCGGGCGTAAACCATCCCCCAGTGAGATGGTAACATCGTGCTCTCGTGCAATTTCCAGTAGATAATCATAATTTTGAAAAAGAGGATTTTCTTGTTGATTGTGGATTATCCAAGCTGCAAGAAAGGCCCCTCCCCTACTAACAATACCCATGGTCCTTTTTGACTTTTGAGTCTTCTCCACGGTGTCCCGGGTGATCCCGCAGTGAATGGTCATGAAGTCCACTCCTTCACGAGCCTGTTCTTCAATGGCCGAAAACATATCATCCTCATCCATGTCAACCACCGCCCCTTTATTTTTAGAAGCGATTATACCGGCCTGATATATGGGTACGGTGCCAATGGGAGCTTTAGTAGCATCCATTATGGCTCGTCTTACTTCTCTAAATCGGGGACCGGTGCTCAGATCCATTACGGTATGGGCCCCGTATTCCACGGCCAGGAGAGCCTTTTTCACCTCCTGCTGGGGGTCCTCCAATTCTGGAGAAGAACCCACATTGGCATTGATCTTGGTGGTTAGTCCTTTACCAACACCCAGGGGAGATGTATAACGGTTAATGTTACAGGGGATGACTATTTTTCCAGTTGCAACTCTTTTTAGCAATTTTTGGGAACTTATACCTTCTATATCTGCAATTTTTCGGATTTGATCGGTTAACTGGCCTTTTCTGGCTTGTTCCATCTGTGTCAATTTTTATCCCTCAGTTTAATATAGAACCGAGATAGAAATAACTTTATGATAGAGAAGCTTCTGGCCCAGGATATCATGATCCAGGAAGTACAGGTAACATCTCCCCATGACTTGGTAGCTGCAGCCAAGCTCAAAATGATGCGCTGCAACGTGGGGGGGCTTCCAGTGGTTGATGAAAAAAAATTAGTGGGCATTATAACTCATCGGGATATATTATTGGCCGGCGGCGAAGCCCTGGGACTTAAGGTTGATGATCTGATGAGTAAGGATCTTAAAGTAGTGGAAAAAGAAACACCCATCATGGATATTACCCGCATAATGGCTGATAAAGGTTATCAGAGGATACCAGTGGTTGATGATGGAAATTTAATTGGACTTATAACCCAAAGCTCCCTGATAAGGGCCCTGGCCGGCCTGGATGATGATCCCAATTCTCACAGTAAATACTAAATCAATGGATCAGGTATTCTGGGGTTCTTTTTTTCCTTTAATCCCCCTATCTTTTCAATTCTAATTTTAAGGAACTTCTCACCATTATCAGTGGCAGCGTAGATGGGTATGGAAGCACCCACCGAAAATACTTGGTTCTGGTTCGCCAGTTCTCGTAGATGTTTAGAAGCGCAGCTGGTGATTACGTCGGCATGTTTAAAAAGCTCTGCCGCTTCATCTCTGCGAATACCGGTGGTGTGCACTGCAAATATATAGATATCAACTCCCGGATTTTCCCTTTCAATCTCTCTTAACTCCCGAGCGTCGGCAGCGCTGGCCACGGTAACGGTAATTTTATGGTAACCCTGTTTGATGGCTTTTAAAACCCCATTAACCTGGTTTATTTCAGCATTCTTGGTATCTAATACTTTATCCGCGCCCAATACGTTGATGATCTCTGGAATGGGGGAAGTGCTGATGATTCCAGATATCCGACCGCCAATACCCTGGATTAACTCCGGATCTTCGATTATTACCGTGCCACAGCCTTCGCACACGATAACCGCACATTCAATCATATCTTCCTCGAGAAGTGTGCCCAGAGTCTCGGAAATACCAAAGGACAGAAAATCATTCATTTTTAGTTTTCGCTGCGGGGTGCACATTCCAAAGTCCTCTATCCGGAAGTTCATATTCTCTTCTATGGCCTGAGGATCTATTTTCTCTATTCCCCGGTACTTGTGGAAAAGAGGGCAGTATTTGATTTGTGGATCTCCCACCTCCACCACTCTGCCGTTTTTTATGACAATTCGGGCCCTTCCTAGGGCTTCCATTACATGTTCATCCACGTTAGTCACCAACTTGATCTATCATCCTAAATGGTAGTAAACCTTTAGTTTATAAGAATATTCAGACCATAGAAAACTTTAAGAGAGATGAGAATGAACACCATATAAGCCATGCCGGGGTGGCTCAGTTGGTTAGAGCGTACGGCTCATAGGGTATTAAGCAATGCTCTGACTTATTCCTGGGATACCGTAAGGTCGCGGGTTCGAATCCCGCCCCCGGCACTTCATCAAAAACATTTCTTTCTTTTAAATTATAATTAGAAGGATAGACTTCAAGAATATAAACTCTTAAATTACTTTAAATAACGCATTCTGATTACATTAAAGGCCACTACCACCCCTAATACTCCAATTCGGATATAAGGACTGATAGGGGCAAAAAGAGCAAACCACAACAATACAATTCCTATAATGGTGTGAGTTAGAAGATTTTTCCAGTCAGTTAAATAAGATTTCATGCCTTTTATAACTCGATTCATAACACCGACTCCATATGTCAAAATTTGATATATATAATTTTGATATATTGAAAGTGGGGAAGGATATATTTAAAGATTTCTGCTAGCCTCCATAGCCCAATAGTAATTTTTACCACCGTCACCAATAGTTTAACCAAGGTAATATTTTCTAAAAAAGAGTGTGAGGGAATGACTAGGAAATACAAGGAATCGGAATACTGGCAGATGCTGGACCGTCAAAAGGAAATCATCAGTAGAGAAGAACAACTTCTTCTGAAAAATTGCCAAGTACTCGTGGTGGGTTGCGGAGGTATTGGAGGTGCTGCAGCTGAAATGCTGGCCCGTATGGGTGTTGGGAAAATTAAAGTTATAGATAAAGATTATTTCGAACTTTCCAATCTAAACCGGCAATTAATGAGCGATTTAAGTAACATTGGTCGTTTAAAAGCAGAAGTTACTCGGGAGGCACTCCAAAAAATTAACCCCCTGATGCAAGTGGAAGCATTCTCCCAGGAGTTGACTGCGGATAATGTATCATCCCTCCTGGATGGTTGCTCCATTGTAATTGATGCCCTGGACAACCTCTTGTCCCGGATTATAGTGGGTAGAGAAGCACTAAAAAAAAATATTCCCTTTGTACACGGAGCAATCCACGGAACACAGGGCCAGATAACTACTTTCACTCCCAGGACAGTTTCCTATGAGGAAATGTTCCAATTACCCTCCCATGGAAAAGACTTAACCTCCGCGGTAAGGGAAGCCGTGGCAAAACTGAACCAGGAAGTACCACCCAGCATTT encodes:
- a CDS encoding HesA/MoeB/ThiF family protein yields the protein MTRKYKESEYWQMLDRQKEIISREEQLLLKNCQVLVVGCGGIGGAAAEMLARMGVGKIKVIDKDYFELSNLNRQLMSDLSNIGRLKAEVTREALQKINPLMQVEAFSQELTADNVSSLLDGCSIVIDALDNLLSRIIVGREALKKNIPFVHGAIHGTQGQITTFTPRTVSYEEMFQLPSHGKDLTSAVREAVAKLNQEVPPSISSVPNIVGCIQAFEVMKIITARGSPVLAPDMLVFDLLKKNPFSLVQL
- the thiC gene encoding phosphomethylpyrimidine synthase, producing MTQMEQARKGQLTDQIRKIADIEGISSQKLLKRVATGKIVIPCNINRYTSPLGVGKGLTTKINANVGSSPELEDPQQEVKKALLAVEYGAHTVMDLSTGPRFREVRRAIMDATKAPIGTVPIYQAGIIASKNKGAVVDMDEDDMFSAIEEQAREGVDFMTIHCGITRDTVEKTQKSKRTMGIVSRGGAFLAAWIIHNQQENPLFQNYDYLLEIAREHDVTISLGDGLRPGCLADASDIPQMAELNILGELVQRAREAGVQVMVEGPGHVPLNQINANMQIQKTVCKEAPFYVLGPIVTDLAPGYDHITSAIGGAIAASSGADFLCYVTPAEHLSIPNLHEVKEGVIASRIAAQAADVALGIDSAWDHEMKMAHARKNFNWDKQFRLAFDPEKPRKCRERNASSTRDMCTMCGEFCALRMVRDNL
- a CDS encoding ferredoxin-thioredoxin reductase catalytic domain-containing protein — translated: MSSEEVEKYYQDLKKEIEESGYHFSPDEEFVRELLESILTNKDRYGYEACPCRLASGNKEEDLDIICPCDYRDPDLGEYDACYCGLYVSEKIVKGEKKFTPIPERRPGPDERAKAMEVIRDFKSDLKFPVWRCRVCGYLCARYKPPEICPICKVGKERFERFM
- a CDS encoding ATP-dependent DNA ligase, whose translation is MLYTKLVEVYEALNSTTKRLEKTEILADFLKLIGENEPHILPPVTLMSMGRIFPTWSQKELGIGSKLLMKAIASAVGVTPGEVEDQVRETGDIGLASEKLFRRKSQVTLFTRPLTILKVYKDLVKIADISGGRSQYKKIDILMGLLSSASSFEAKYITRTVIEELRVGVGEGTIKDAISQAFHIPKEVIERSHMLTNDLGLVAAVSREEGEEGLKKLSLKPGKPVKPMLAQLSPGIGETVKEMGWAICETKYDGIRVQIHRKGEDIEIYTRRLENISLALPEIVSYIRESLPAEDFIVEGEIIVTRDGKPISFQYILQRVRRKYDIERMVDQIPLTLYLFDTLYFGNNLIDTPFRRRREILESIVRIYPGKVEISRQVKVTPSDIEKAQKLFEDSINEGHEGIMIKDPEAPYMPGIRGKKMLKFKAEPETLDLAVVGGTYGKGKRAHFIGSYLLALQDDDNQLRTIAHVATGLDDKTLAELSQLVEPLITNQKGRTVRIEPRIVLEIAFSEIVKSPEYESGYSLRFPVVKGIRYDLSPEDIDTLERIDSMFKGSQKS
- a CDS encoding PAS domain S-box protein, with the translated sequence MNDHKKKTPKNLEKLNDSLLGTDEKYTALFNSNPTYNFIISLDGNIIDLNEQAAQISSTRDDIIGKNFTELEHIFGEGEDPNKYKEILSLFLAGIDVEPVEIKIKDKSGSNRWLELYPSLLEKEGEPVLVQIVAQDVTARKEAEMQLEFQSYILKNVLEPVVVTDLEGNITYWNQAAESTFGYPSEEMKGHSIAIIFPNIDEEGLLKILDYQARSKGSVEYQCQKKTGPLLWMQISTNPQLDYKGDVLGYINVFNDITSIKKAEEELKESLSEKEMLLGEINKRLKNYMQMIAGLLELQSIYLENVEGSATLHEGQNRLKAMLLIHEGLSKSDDLALIDFTRFVKKLKKQLMDIYDLEDDQVNLKTRLDGIMLDIDTAIPCGLIVNELLTQSFKNAANDRSLDMNLTLGLDSSGHYKLRYEDTSEGLSGGLITKNGDSVIILRTLVNQIEGDIQISPNQPVVEISWFNPEYLELL
- a CDS encoding glutaredoxin family protein → MDLQHVNGENKGKLVLFALSTCGWCNKTRMLIEELGAEYDYIYVDLLQGADRNEAVEALKIWNPQLSFPTLVINDQECIVGFDQDKIREIIG
- a CDS encoding helix-turn-helix transcriptional regulator; this encodes MDHMFELYEQVKDDVKFFIASDVRAKIIISLKDGSKNLADLRKDIHLSSSTILHGMSQLEEKNLIFRESGNYSLSQKGEIAAYKLIDLVKSVYSLNKLQSLFLHHDITAIPTTLFKDIGCLENSLIIKATETDIMKPQDVRLAMISKSNNIKHLSSVFDLSTTQIFLNALEKGGKVELILTNGIMEKFVETIDKQALQKWVKKGSLKLMKLDDDVKISLTIGDDFMTMGLFSTSGAYDLNVALISQEKDALSWGESLYEYHLQKTSKQPL
- a CDS encoding HPP family protein — protein: MIEKLLAQDIMIQEVQVTSPHDLVAAAKLKMMRCNVGGLPVVDEKKLVGIITHRDILLAGGEALGLKVDDLMSKDLKVVEKETPIMDITRIMADKGYQRIPVVDDGNLIGLITQSSLIRALAGLDDDPNSHSKY
- a CDS encoding methanogenesis marker 8 protein, producing MDEHVMEALGRARIVIKNGRVVEVGDPQIKYCPLFHKYRGIEKIDPQAIEENMNFRIEDFGMCTPQRKLKMNDFLSFGISETLGTLLEEDMIECAVIVCEGCGTVIIEDPELIQGIGGRISGIISTSPIPEIINVLGADKVLDTKNAEINQVNGVLKAIKQGYHKITVTVASAADARELREIERENPGVDIYIFAVHTTGIRRDEAAELFKHADVITSCASKHLRELANQNQVFSVGASIPIYAATDNGEKFLKIRIEKIGGLKEKKNPRIPDPLI